ACCAGGAAACGACCATAGCCCGTGGTTCCCATTGCCTGTATGTCCTCACGTTTGACACCTGCTTCCTCAAGTGCCTGATCAAAGGCCTCTGTAGCACTCTCGATAACCTTGATCGTGGGCACCCAGCCGGAACCGATGATCTCATCATCCTTCATAATAACGGCCTTGGTGGTGGTGGAACCAGAATCTATACCCGCTGTCAGACCGCTCTGGTTCTCCCTTGCAAGCAGATGCCTGCGTCTTGCAATGGTCGTGAGGGCTTCCATACGGGTCATCAGGGTTGCAGCGGTTGTACGTTCCGTGAAAGAATAACTGATAACAGGAATATCCGAATATCTGTGAATATAGCGACGCACTTCATTTCTGACAATTGCAGCCTCTGCACACCTGAAACAGGAGGTGATGAATACACCGTCCACATCCGCAATGCCTTCCACAACAGCCTTTGCTCTTGCCATCATCAGGCGAAGATCGGGACTTGCAGCCTCAATACCAAAATCCTTTCCCATATTATCCAGGGAAGCAACATCGATCTCAGGATAGACAAGTTTTGCATTGACCGATTCCGCCACGGACTCAAGTTCACCATGAACCCCCGCATACTCGGAGCCGCATGATACCAGGGCTACTTTTACAACACCTTCGTCCTTCACTGTTCACCCTCCTTCTTGCCACCGGGCAGAGATTTTAAGAATTCACCTATCTCATACACGAATTCCCTGGCCTCCTCGTCCCCTGTGGGATAGTCCACTTCAAGCATTGGGATGTCACGCTCTCTTATCAGGAATTTTGTGAGCTCGTTGGTACGTGCACAACCCATGCACCCAAAGGACATGGGCGATTCGTTCACAATGATGGCTGCTTCCGCCTCATCGATCATGGGACCCACTATCGCCATCCTTCCCCTGACACCAGCGGGCACTTCAACGGCTGCATACTTCAATCCGGTCTTTGGTTCCTCTGCCGTAATATTCAACGGAGGTGAATCCACACTCACGGTGGATATCTTCTCCTTAATTTTTTCCATCATAGCAATGGGTGTATGCCCGAATCTCTCGACAAGGTCCGAGAGTATCAGACTGTTTGTAGGATAAATAATGACTTTTACCATGATAATGCCTCATAACGCGGATTCAATGATATCTTCCAGTTGTTTGACCTCAAGTTTTTTCTTTTTCCCGGTCTCTTTCAACGGGATCTTCTTCTCATAATCATCAAGTGCTTTCCCTATTGTTGGAAGCATCTGCACCTCTTCCCGCAGATAATGGAAACCGGGTCTTGGCCCCCCGCCTCTGCTTGCACGGCAGCGCCTCTCGTCGCCGGGCGGAAAACCCCTTTCCTTTACGAATATATGATTCCTGTCAAGGTCTACAACCTCTTTTACGACCCTGTTGACAGCTTCCCTCGGACCTGTGACCATGGTCCCGAAACATGTCTCCTTGATAACTATACTGGTCTCGGATTCATATATCTTCATGGCAGCATCTATCGGCAGGACACTGTCAGAGCTGATCACAACAAGCTTGGTAATAACATCATCTTCTTCTCTGTCTGACATCACTCATCCTCCCGGCTGCTTTCTATTACATACATGATATCCCCGTCTTTCAGGGTTTTGAGCTTATCCATCTCAATAACCTTTCCGATGATATTGGTGCTTGTGAACTTCTCACCGGTAGGCCCGAAAAGATCACTATCCTCGGCTTTCACACCCACCATTCCTGCTCTCTTTGCAGCCTGGTTGGTCACACCGATCTCACCTGCACTGACAACTCCTTTGGGAATGTTCTCAGGTAATATCTCCTTGTACTTCTCAGCTTCCTTTTCCGCCTTGAAGATATAAGTGTTCTCATAGGTCATGAGCACAGGTAACACGCCCACGGGCTTATATTGCAGGTCCGTAGCGTGTCTGAAAAAGTCGAGGGTTTTCGGAGCAAGTTCATCATAGAGTTCTATCTTCACAAGATGACCGGGGTCCACACCTGTGAGGGTGACCTTGCCCGACCTCAGTATATCAATGGTGGTTTCGGGATCCTGCCTGACAATGAAACCTTCATCCTCTGTATACCCCTTCCTGACAACCTCAACACCCACAGCCTTCATTTTCTCTTCCGCTTCCATATGACTTATTCCCGGAAGCATAATGGGCTCGGGAGATGTCTCAATGGTGATCTTCTGACCGGAAGTTGTCATTTTTGCAAGTTGTAACCCTTTGACAACATGGCCTACAACCGAATGCATGATAGTGGACGTCCTGTCATCCGTGGCAATGAACAGTTTGCCCGAACCGTAACCCACGGTCCTGACAAAGACCGAACCTGCCGACCTTGACTCGAAATTCTCATAAGTTACGATCTCACCCAGGAAACGATGGTCTGAAATAAAAGACGATGAGACAAAATCGACATTGAATGTCCCGTCCCTCGTGATCGCAAACAGGTGTTCTGCACCTTCCGGAGCCTCCGGGTCGATCTCGATCTCCACATAGGTGAAGACTTTCATGCCAGCTTCCAGCTTTGTGGAGAGATCCGTGGTGAAGATATGTTCTCCTACTTCCTCCCATTCCACGAAGGGTTCGATGCCCAGTATCCTGTCACTTTTTCCCAGATCCAGCAGGACATGTTTTGCACTTATCACTTTTGCGAATGTGCCTTCTTCAGGTGCACCGTATTCGGCAACATGTTTGTCCCTTGTAAAAATAAGATGTGTGTTATCGGGATCACCGCCTCCGGCTGCGAACATAAGCTCAAAGGCCCCGAATTCCATGTTCCCCCTGACGCTGCCTGTGTCCGAGACAAACGGGCCAAAAGCAATGGCGTTCCTGCTTACCCAGCGTACCGGCAGGTCACTGTATTTATCATAATTATCCAGCCATCTTTCCGTGGATGAGGATGTGTTTTCATCCAGTTCTATCCTGAAATCGCCCTTGGATGTCCTTACCTTGTATTCCCGGGAACTTTTGGCCTTGACATCCTCTTTTTCTATTAATATCCCGACTGCCGTACCTTTCCGGTACGGGGCATTTGACACCTTGATCGCATCTTCAAGAGTTGAACCTTCCGGCAACTTGATTTCGTAGCCATTGATCTCCACCGTAATTTCATCGCTCGTGTCAAACACCTCTTATATAATCGGGGTTAAACACCCCTTAAGTTTTTCGTCATGATTCCGTTGCAGCTTCCAGACGTTCCTCTTCTGTAAGTTGTGAGAGGACAATATCCGGGTCGCCTACATCCACTATCTTGCCGCTTCTCATAAGAGCAACGCGATCACATATCTCCTGCAGGAAATCCATGTCATGAGATACTATGATAAATGTATCGCCCATCTTTTCACGTGCTGTGAGAATGGACCTTGTAACATCCTTTTTTGTGATGGGATCCATTGTACCGGTAGGCTCATCCATTACAACTATTACCGGTTCTTTCATCAATATCTGGGCGAGGGCAACCCTGTGCCTTTCTCCTTCACTAATCTCATCTGACATCTTTGATAATATAGATTTTGCCTTCTCTTCGGTAAAACCGGTTGACATCAGAGTATTGATAGCTTTCCTGACAGCAAGCTCGTATGGAAGGTCGATACCGATTGACTCTGTCAGATTGTCAATAATGGTT
The window above is part of the Methanolobus zinderi genome. Proteins encoded here:
- a CDS encoding methanogenesis marker 5 protein, with product MVKVIIYPTNSLILSDLVERFGHTPIAMMEKIKEKISTVSVDSPPLNITAEEPKTGLKYAAVEVPAGVRGRMAIVGPMIDEAEAAIIVNESPMSFGCMGCARTNELTKFLIRERDIPMLEVDYPTGDEEAREFVYEIGEFLKSLPGGKKEGEQ
- the mmp3 gene encoding methyl-coenzyme M reductase-associated protein Mmp3, with protein sequence MFDTSDEITVEINGYEIKLPEGSTLEDAIKVSNAPYRKGTAVGILIEKEDVKAKSSREYKVRTSKGDFRIELDENTSSSTERWLDNYDKYSDLPVRWVSRNAIAFGPFVSDTGSVRGNMEFGAFELMFAAGGGDPDNTHLIFTRDKHVAEYGAPEEGTFAKVISAKHVLLDLGKSDRILGIEPFVEWEEVGEHIFTTDLSTKLEAGMKVFTYVEIEIDPEAPEGAEHLFAITRDGTFNVDFVSSSFISDHRFLGEIVTYENFESRSAGSVFVRTVGYGSGKLFIATDDRTSTIMHSVVGHVVKGLQLAKMTTSGQKITIETSPEPIMLPGISHMEAEEKMKAVGVEVVRKGYTEDEGFIVRQDPETTIDILRSGKVTLTGVDPGHLVKIELYDELAPKTLDFFRHATDLQYKPVGVLPVLMTYENTYIFKAEKEAEKYKEILPENIPKGVVSAGEIGVTNQAAKRAGMVGVKAEDSDLFGPTGEKFTSTNIIGKVIEMDKLKTLKDGDIMYVIESSREDE
- a CDS encoding methanogenesis marker 15 protein; this translates as MKDEGVVKVALVSCGSEYAGVHGELESVAESVNAKLVYPEIDVASLDNMGKDFGIEAASPDLRLMMARAKAVVEGIADVDGVFITSCFRCAEAAIVRNEVRRYIHRYSDIPVISYSFTERTTAATLMTRMEALTTIARRRHLLARENQSGLTAGIDSGSTTTKAVIMKDDEIIGSGWVPTIKVIESATEAFDQALEEAGVKREDIQAMGTTGYGRFLVGEHFNAQLIQEEITVNSKGAVYLADKQKGSATVIDIGGMDNKAISVEDGIPGMFTMGGICAGASGRFLDMTAKRLGVDITELGALAVKGMQQNVSMNSYCIVFGIQSLVNSLAKGASPEDVAAAACYSVVEQIFEQQLQEVDVKEPLILVGGSSLIEGVPKALGDLLKVEVLVPPNSHLIGAVGSALLASGYVED
- a CDS encoding methanogenesis marker 6 protein, producing the protein MSDREEDDVITKLVVISSDSVLPIDAAMKIYESETSIVIKETCFGTMVTGPREAVNRVVKEVVDLDRNHIFVKERGFPPGDERRCRASRGGGPRPGFHYLREEVQMLPTIGKALDDYEKKIPLKETGKKKKLEVKQLEDIIESAL